Proteins encoded in a region of the Eschrichtius robustus isolate mEscRob2 chromosome 16, mEscRob2.pri, whole genome shotgun sequence genome:
- the NAA60 gene encoding N-alpha-acetyltransferase 60, translated as MTEVVPSSSLSEVSLRLLCHDDIDTVKHLCGDWFPIDYPDSWYRDITSNKKFFSLAATYRGAIVGMIVAEIKSRTKIHKEDGDILASSFSVDTQVAYILSLGVVKEFRKHGIGSLLLESLKDHISTTAQDHCKAIYLHVLTTNNTAINFYENRDFKQHHYLPYYYSIRGVLKDGFTYVLYINGGHPPWTILDYIQHLGSALANLSPCSIPHRIYRQAHSLLCSFLPWSSISTKGGIEYSRTM; from the exons ATGACAGAGGTGGTGCCATCCAGCTCCCTCAGCGAGGTCAGCCTGCGTCTCCTCTGCCACGATGACATAGACACCGTGAAGCACCTGTGCGGCGACTGGTTCCCCATCGA TTACCCAGACTCATGGTATCGTGATATCACCTCCAACAAGAAGTTCTTTTCCCTCGCCGCAACCTACAGGGGCGCCATCGTGGGAATGATCGTAGCTGAAATAAAAAGTAGGACCAAGATACACAAGGAG GATGGAGATATTCTAGCCTCCAGCTTCTCTGTTGACACACAGGTTGCGTACATCCTAAGCCTGGGAGTAGTGAAGGAATTCAGAAAGCACGGCATAG GTTCCCTATTACTTGAGAGTTTAAAGGATCACATATCAACCACCGCCCAGGACCACTGCAAAGCCATCTACCTGCATGTCCTCACTACCAACAATACGGCTATAAACTTCTACGAAAACAGAGACTTCAAGCAGCATCACTATCTCCCCTATTACTATTCCATCCGAGGGGTCCTCAAAGATGGCTTCACCTATGTCCTCTACATCAACGGTGGCCACCCTCCCTGGACCATCCT GGACTACATCCAGCACCTGGGCTCTGCGCTAGCAAACCTGAGCCCCTGTTCCATCCCGCACAGGATCTACCGCCAGGCCCACAGCCTGCTCTGCAGCTTCCTGCCATGGTCAAGCATCTCCACCAAGGGCGGCATCGAGTACAGCCGGACCATGTGA